The following are encoded in a window of Kitasatospora sp. NBC_01250 genomic DNA:
- a CDS encoding GNAT family N-acetyltransferase: MSYTIRAYTPADETTWLRCRVLSFLDTPYFDDVLRTKPVSATPGPDLVAVDASGAVVAIMDVGIEGELATVDTVAVHPDHQRRGLGRRLLREACSRARQLGATTLDAWTRDHPGTLAWYRDMGFTESSHYLHVYANHYTAPEEPVRAVEQAGDGLRPIAAFLHARLADEERLRGEYTRVHVCRRFALPLSGPGSGLAARPCPAAPATRCGPAPTGVAAGGPAGRGWSSTCPDPHNPE, from the coding sequence ATGAGCTACACCATCCGCGCGTACACGCCCGCTGACGAGACCACCTGGCTGCGCTGCCGGGTCCTCTCCTTCCTCGACACGCCGTACTTCGACGACGTCCTGCGGACCAAGCCCGTCTCCGCGACCCCCGGGCCGGACCTGGTCGCCGTCGACGCGAGCGGTGCGGTCGTCGCGATCATGGACGTCGGCATCGAGGGCGAGCTCGCCACCGTCGACACCGTCGCCGTGCACCCCGACCACCAGCGCCGCGGCCTGGGCCGCCGCCTGCTGCGCGAAGCCTGCTCGCGCGCCCGGCAGCTCGGGGCGACCACGCTCGACGCCTGGACGCGCGACCACCCCGGCACCCTCGCCTGGTACCGCGACATGGGCTTCACCGAGAGCAGCCACTACCTGCACGTCTACGCGAACCACTACACGGCGCCCGAGGAGCCGGTCCGGGCGGTCGAGCAGGCCGGCGACGGCCTGCGCCCGATCGCGGCGTTCCTGCACGCGAGGCTCGCCGACGAGGAGCGGTTGCGCGGCGAGTACACCCGGGTGCACGTCTGCCGGCGCTTCGCGCTGCCGCTGAGTGGGCCGGGGAGTGGTCTCGCAGCTCGCCCGTGCCCAGCAGCTCCCGCAACGCGCTGTGGCCCGGCACCGACCGGGGTCGCAGCCGGTGGGCCGGCCGGCCGTGGTTGGTCATCGACTTGCCCGGACCCGCACAACCCGGAGTAA
- a CDS encoding aldo/keto reductase, whose protein sequence is MSPHTTAAAAGTWRLGGDLPVHRIGFGAMRLTGSAPFDQGVPSDRERSLGVLRRAVELGVNHIDTAAFYFSSTRSANELINRALAPYPDDLVITTKVWPGRDPSGAWWWAAPGQLRGQVEENLRQLGRDHLDVVNLRVPPSRRGSSIAEHVGALAELRQAGLIRHLGLSNVTGEQLAEGRAVAPVVCVQNAYGIGAPREEQELVRQCGELGIAFVPFFAIAGSGRGYQENGAEVLAVARAHGASPAQVRLAWTLQQGPHVLAIPGTGDPVHLAENVAAGALRLTAAECALLSRTAD, encoded by the coding sequence ATGTCACCCCACACCACCGCTGCCGCCGCCGGGACTTGGCGGCTCGGCGGCGACCTGCCCGTTCACCGGATCGGCTTCGGCGCGATGCGCCTGACCGGCAGCGCGCCCTTCGACCAGGGCGTGCCGAGCGACCGCGAGCGGTCGCTCGGCGTGCTGCGACGCGCGGTCGAACTCGGCGTGAACCACATCGACACCGCCGCGTTCTACTTCTCCTCGACGCGCTCCGCCAACGAGTTGATCAACCGGGCGCTCGCGCCCTACCCCGACGACCTGGTGATCACCACCAAGGTCTGGCCGGGCCGCGACCCCTCCGGCGCCTGGTGGTGGGCCGCACCCGGCCAACTGCGCGGCCAGGTCGAGGAGAACCTGCGCCAGCTCGGCCGCGACCACCTGGACGTGGTCAACCTGCGGGTGCCGCCCAGCCGTCGGGGCAGCTCGATCGCCGAGCACGTCGGGGCACTGGCCGAGCTGCGGCAGGCCGGGCTGATCCGGCATCTGGGCCTGTCCAACGTGACGGGCGAGCAGTTGGCCGAGGGGCGGGCCGTCGCGCCCGTGGTCTGCGTGCAGAACGCCTACGGCATCGGGGCGCCGCGGGAGGAGCAGGAGCTGGTGCGGCAGTGCGGTGAACTGGGCATCGCCTTCGTGCCGTTCTTCGCGATCGCGGGCAGCGGGCGCGGGTACCAGGAGAACGGTGCCGAGGTGCTCGCCGTGGCCCGCGCGCACGGCGCCTCGCCCGCGCAGGTGCGGCTCGCCTGGACCCTGCAGCAGGGGCCGCACGTGCTGGCGATCCCGGGGACGGGTGATCCGGTGCACCTGGCGGAGAACGTGGCAGCGGGCGCGCTGCGGCTCACGGCGGCGGAGTGCGCCCTGCTTTCGCGCACTGCGGACTGA
- a CDS encoding winged helix-turn-helix transcriptional regulator: MRDGWITRTAYDENPPRVEYPLTGLGRSLLGPMDVACAWAREHLDELPRIDAR, translated from the coding sequence GTGCGCGACGGCTGGATCACCCGGACCGCCTACGACGAGAACCCGCCGCGGGTCGAGTACCCCCTCACCGGGTTGGGGCGTTCGCTGCTCGGCCCGATGGACGTCGCCTGCGCGTGGGCGCGGGAGCACCTCGACGAACTCCCGCGCATCGACGCACGCTGA
- a CDS encoding DinB family protein, translated as MTSDNRVGPPHFGTEREMLRAFLELHRATLAMKCEGLSDEELRRRSMPPSTLTLLGLVRHMAEVERTWFRRVFEDRDLPLVWSDTMDFQAAYDASGSTREEAFAAWQAEVEHSRRIEQAAQSLDLAGYQPRWEEEVSLRMVMVHVLLEYGRHNGHADFLREGIDGTVGA; from the coding sequence ATGACCAGTGACAACCGCGTGGGACCGCCCCACTTCGGCACCGAGCGCGAGATGCTGCGGGCCTTCCTGGAACTCCACCGCGCGACCCTCGCGATGAAGTGCGAGGGGCTCTCCGACGAGGAGCTGCGCCGGCGCTCGATGCCGCCGTCCACCCTCACGCTGCTCGGCCTGGTGCGGCACATGGCGGAGGTGGAACGCACTTGGTTCCGCCGGGTCTTCGAGGACCGGGACCTGCCGCTGGTGTGGTCCGACACGATGGACTTCCAGGCGGCGTACGACGCGAGCGGGTCGACCAGGGAAGAGGCGTTCGCCGCCTGGCAGGCCGAGGTGGAGCACTCGCGCCGGATCGAGCAGGCGGCGCAGTCCCTGGACCTGGCCGGCTACCAGCCGCGCTGGGAGGAGGAGGTATCCCTGCGGATGGTGATGGTGCACGTGCTGCTGGAGTACGGCCGCCACAACGGCCACGCGGACTTCCTGCGCGAGGGCATCGACGGCACCGTGGGGGCGTGA
- a CDS encoding MFS transporter, with the protein MIDARQRNTALLVAGCFFMENLDGTIVTTAAPEIGRSLGAPPTSVGLLVTVYLLTLAVLIPLSGWLTRRFGNRRVFLSAITIFTLASLGCAAGGNLGELLALRVLQGVGGAMMVPVGRLIVVARTEKRDLIRITSYIVWPGLLAPVIAPLAGGLITTYISWHWLFLMNIPLGIAAFGVAWRLIENTGTTAPPPLDRAGVLLTCTGLGGLTYTAHLVAETTASWTVAAAAGAVSLALLVAAVLHLLRTPHPLVSLRPLRTPTYRATETGGFLFWLVVGAAPFLLPLLFQTQFGWSPVKSGSVVLCVFAGNIAIKPATTPLIHRFGFKPLLIAATLGVAVTMAGLGLTTAGTPLPVIAVLSLLSGVARSVALSGYGTVSLSDIAPDQMRDATTLGATTQQLASGLAVAAATVALRLGERFGGLLPGAPSRTAAYTVAFGLLACVALGATLSALRLPSQAGDSLRRERPVTDPPGGGAGGSVAVTRGSLPGSGRRQPQSAPPDGRFDRP; encoded by the coding sequence GTGATCGACGCACGGCAGCGCAACACCGCTCTCCTTGTCGCCGGGTGCTTCTTCATGGAGAACCTCGACGGCACGATCGTCACCACCGCGGCCCCGGAGATCGGCAGGTCGCTCGGCGCGCCCCCGACCTCGGTGGGCCTGCTCGTCACCGTCTACCTGTTGACCCTCGCCGTCCTGATACCGCTCAGCGGGTGGCTCACCCGACGCTTCGGCAACCGCAGGGTGTTCCTGTCCGCGATCACCATCTTCACCCTCGCCTCGCTCGGCTGCGCGGCCGGCGGCAACCTCGGCGAACTCCTCGCGCTGCGGGTCCTGCAGGGCGTCGGCGGCGCGATGATGGTCCCGGTCGGGCGGCTCATCGTGGTGGCCAGGACCGAGAAACGGGACCTGATCAGGATCACCTCCTACATCGTCTGGCCCGGTCTGCTCGCCCCCGTCATCGCCCCGCTGGCGGGCGGCCTGATCACCACGTACATCTCGTGGCACTGGCTGTTCCTGATGAACATCCCGCTCGGGATCGCGGCGTTCGGCGTCGCCTGGCGGCTGATCGAGAACACCGGCACCACCGCGCCGCCGCCGCTGGACCGGGCCGGCGTCCTGCTCACCTGCACCGGCCTGGGCGGGCTCACCTACACCGCGCACCTCGTCGCCGAGACCACCGCCTCCTGGACGGTGGCCGCCGCAGCCGGCGCCGTCTCCCTCGCGCTGCTCGTCGCGGCCGTGCTGCACCTGCTGCGCACCCCGCACCCGCTGGTCTCGCTGCGGCCCCTGCGCACGCCGACCTATCGGGCCACGGAGACCGGCGGCTTCCTGTTCTGGCTCGTGGTCGGTGCCGCCCCCTTCCTGCTGCCGCTGCTGTTCCAGACCCAGTTCGGCTGGAGCCCGGTCAAGTCGGGCTCCGTGGTGCTCTGCGTCTTCGCCGGGAACATCGCCATCAAGCCCGCGACCACCCCGCTGATCCACCGCTTCGGCTTCAAGCCCCTGTTGATCGCGGCCACCCTCGGCGTCGCCGTCACGATGGCGGGCCTCGGACTGACCACCGCCGGTACCCCGCTGCCGGTCATCGCCGTGCTGAGCCTGCTCAGCGGTGTCGCCCGCTCGGTCGCCCTCAGCGGGTACGGCACGGTCTCGCTCAGCGACATCGCGCCGGACCAGATGCGCGACGCCACCACCCTCGGTGCCACCACCCAGCAACTCGCGAGCGGCCTCGCCGTCGCGGCGGCCACGGTCGCGCTGCGGCTGGGAGAGCGCTTCGGTGGGCTGCTACCCGGCGCGCCCAGCCGCACCGCCGCCTACACGGTGGCCTTCGGGCTGCTCGCCTGTGTGGCGCTCGGCGCGACCCTCTCGGCACTTCGGCTGCCCTCGCAGGCCGGTGACTCGCTGCGCCGCGAGCGTCCCGTGACCGACCCGCCGGGGGGTGGCGCGGGCGGGTCGGTGGCCGTCACGCGCGGTTCGCTCCCCGGATCGGGGAGGCGCCAGCCGCAGTCGGCGCCCCCGGACGGTCGGTTCGACCGGCCCTGA
- a CDS encoding S53 family peptidase, protein MLSTLTATGTPTAARARRIALALTGTAALALSAFATAGPAGAATAATVHTKNGVSWVQSCATLAAGDNMACNALRVTSVAQHIAPLGVTPNAAPSGYGPSDLRSAYNLPANGGAGQTVAIVDAYNDPNAESDLAVYRSQFGLPACTTANGCFKKVSQTGSTTSLPTNDSGWAGEISLDLDMVSAIAPNAHIILVEAKTATTANLGTAVNEAVKLGAKFVSNSYGGSESSSDTTYDSQYFNHPGVAITVSAGDSGYGVEYPAASKYVTSVGGTALSKASNARGWTESVWNTSSTEGTGSGCSAYDAKPTWQKDTGCSKRTVADVSAVADPATGVAVYQTYGGSGWNVYGGTSVAAPLIAGVYADAGTPKAAVPAADAYAHPSALNDVTTGSTASCSPSYLCKAGAGYDGPTGLGTPNGLAAFTG, encoded by the coding sequence GTGCTCAGCACCCTCACGGCGACCGGCACCCCCACCGCCGCTCGCGCCCGCCGCATCGCGCTCGCCCTCACCGGGACCGCCGCGCTCGCGCTCTCCGCGTTCGCCACCGCCGGTCCGGCCGGCGCCGCCACCGCGGCCACCGTCCACACCAAGAACGGTGTCTCCTGGGTGCAGTCCTGCGCGACCCTCGCGGCAGGCGACAACATGGCGTGCAACGCGCTCCGGGTGACCAGCGTCGCCCAGCACATCGCGCCGCTGGGCGTCACCCCGAACGCGGCGCCCTCCGGCTACGGCCCGAGCGACCTGCGCAGCGCCTACAACCTGCCCGCCAACGGCGGCGCGGGCCAGACGGTGGCCATCGTGGACGCCTACAACGACCCGAACGCCGAGTCCGACCTGGCCGTCTACCGCTCGCAGTTCGGCCTGCCGGCCTGCACCACGGCCAACGGCTGCTTCAAGAAGGTCAGCCAGACCGGCAGCACCACCAGCCTGCCGACCAACGACTCGGGCTGGGCCGGGGAGATCTCGCTCGACCTGGACATGGTCTCGGCGATCGCCCCCAACGCGCACATCATCCTGGTCGAGGCGAAGACCGCGACCACCGCCAACCTCGGCACGGCGGTCAACGAGGCCGTCAAGCTGGGCGCCAAGTTCGTCTCCAACAGCTACGGCGGCAGCGAGTCCTCCTCGGACACGACTTACGACAGCCAGTACTTCAACCACCCGGGCGTGGCGATCACCGTCTCCGCGGGTGACTCCGGCTACGGCGTCGAGTACCCGGCGGCCTCGAAGTACGTGACCTCGGTCGGCGGCACCGCGCTGTCCAAGGCGTCCAACGCCCGTGGCTGGACCGAGAGCGTCTGGAACACCAGCAGCACCGAGGGCACCGGCTCCGGTTGCTCGGCCTACGACGCCAAGCCCACCTGGCAGAAGGACACCGGCTGCAGCAAGCGCACCGTCGCCGACGTCTCGGCGGTCGCCGACCCGGCCACCGGTGTCGCGGTCTACCAGACCTACGGCGGCTCGGGCTGGAACGTCTACGGTGGCACCAGCGTCGCGGCCCCGCTGATCGCCGGCGTCTACGCCGACGCGGGCACCCCGAAGGCGGCCGTCCCGGCGGCCGACGCCTACGCCCACCCGAGCGCGCTGAACGACGTGACCACCGGCTCGACCGCGAGCTGCTCGCCGTCCTACCTCTGCAAGGCGGGCGCGGGCTACGACGGCCCGACCGGCCTCGGCACCCCGAACGGCCTGGCGGCCTTCACCGGCTGA
- a CDS encoding RNA-binding S4 domain-containing protein, which produces MGVDEGTARVDSWIWSVRLAKTRAVAAAACRAGQVRVNGERVKPAHPVRVGDEVRVRQGDWGRVVVVSRVINKRVGASVAVDCFVDNSPPAPASQGPAPVAVRDHGAGRPTKRDRRALEQLFGRGGQGS; this is translated from the coding sequence ATGGGCGTAGACGAAGGCACCGCGCGGGTCGACAGCTGGATCTGGTCGGTGCGCCTGGCCAAGACCCGTGCGGTCGCGGCTGCGGCATGCCGGGCCGGGCAGGTGCGGGTGAACGGCGAGCGGGTCAAGCCGGCGCACCCGGTGCGGGTCGGTGACGAGGTGCGGGTGCGACAGGGCGACTGGGGCCGGGTGGTCGTGGTCTCCCGGGTGATCAACAAGCGGGTGGGCGCCTCGGTCGCCGTCGACTGCTTCGTCGACAACAGCCCGCCCGCCCCCGCCTCGCAGGGCCCCGCCCCGGTGGCCGTGCGCGACCACGGCGCCGGGCGGCCGACCAAGCGCGACCGCCGGGCGCTGGAGCAGCTCTTCGGGCGGGGCGGGCAGGGCTCCTGA
- a CDS encoding ABC transporter ATP-binding protein: MAPREGRRPRHDSAAASPQRPADSPFAVEMRGVRRVYGRGDQAVQALRGVDLALPHGTFTAVMGPSGSGKSTFLQCAAGLDRADEGQVLLGGTELTGLSENRLTTLRRSRIGFVFQSFNLLPSLTVQQNVLLPQRLAGKRQDRRRAQELLARVGLGEHGRRRPGELSGGQQQRVAIARALITDPEVVFADEPTGALDSRTALEVLGLLRQAVDQFGATVVMVTHDAVAASQADQVLFLANGQLVDCLAQPDPGTVAARMLSLTAAVTGTGTGTAAGYSAAVAA; the protein is encoded by the coding sequence ATGGCACCGCGCGAAGGCCGCCGCCCTCGTCACGACTCCGCCGCCGCCTCACCGCAGCGCCCCGCCGATTCGCCGTTCGCGGTGGAGATGCGCGGGGTGCGGCGGGTCTACGGCCGCGGGGACCAGGCGGTGCAGGCACTGCGCGGCGTCGACCTGGCGCTGCCGCACGGCACCTTCACCGCCGTCATGGGCCCCTCCGGCTCGGGCAAGAGCACCTTCCTGCAGTGCGCGGCCGGCCTGGACCGGGCGGACGAGGGGCAGGTGCTGCTGGGCGGCACCGAGCTGACCGGGCTGAGCGAGAACCGGCTGACCACGCTGCGCCGCAGCCGGATCGGCTTCGTCTTCCAGTCCTTCAACCTGCTCCCCTCGCTCACCGTGCAGCAGAACGTGCTGCTGCCGCAGCGGCTCGCCGGGAAGCGGCAGGACAGGCGGCGGGCGCAGGAGCTGCTGGCCCGGGTGGGCCTGGGCGAGCACGGCAGGCGGCGCCCCGGGGAGCTGTCCGGCGGGCAGCAGCAGCGGGTGGCGATCGCCCGGGCGCTGATCACCGACCCCGAGGTGGTCTTCGCCGACGAGCCGACCGGCGCACTGGACAGCCGCACCGCGCTGGAGGTGCTCGGCCTGCTGCGCCAGGCGGTGGACCAGTTCGGCGCGACCGTGGTCATGGTCACCCATGACGCGGTGGCCGCCTCCCAGGCCGACCAGGTGCTCTTCCTGGCGAACGGGCAGCTGGTGGACTGCCTCGCCCAGCCCGACCCAGGCACGGTCGCCGCCCGGATGCTCAGCCTGACCGCCGCCGTCACCGGCACGGGCACGGGCACCGCCGCCGGTTACAGCGCGGCGGTGGCGGCATGA
- a CDS encoding FtsX-like permease family protein produces MMNGLARAAVRFRPASFVGSFVALLLASTVITACGLLLQTGVTAHLAPVRYANAPVVVAADPSAKISVRHGESRETESTPLPERARVEAALADRLAALPSVAAALPDLAFPVQAAVPGAPVLTAHGFASIGLTASGPQPGAGGGLLAEGRAPGVGEVVLDTATARAAHLAVGDRVTLTAPTGSGSYRVAGLADPRVGTAGAWFTDAVAGQLSGHPGRIDAIAVQVRPGASVKEVAAQVRQAVGGQAQVFTGDGRATVEQPLLLQAKVMLTALGGSFGGIATMTAVFVVMGTIALATNQRAREFALLRAIGATPRQIRRTIATEAMLIAPLAGLLGILPGLGLAHWWFGQMVSRGAVPAGLSLSVGSIPMLAATGSGLLAALLAGYLGARRPAKLRPSQALGESAVERARPGWIRTTVGLLALVGGCVLAGVTTGQSGADAANTALGVVMCFLLAMALLGPLVAWLATTVLGLPLRTRPAGAAGSLAADNSRANARRLASAITPIVMVTAFCGTLLVMGSSIAHVSAEQVRGGMVADQIVASAGPGLPVDAAARAAKVPGVADAVGVLHTGAVLRSGDTLNTATVLGVSGDPSKVLDLGVRDGSLSGLAGGTDTVAVDASVADTMKVKVGDRLPLQLGDGTPVRPTVVAVYQRGLGLGALVLPRAALAGHVGTGYDSQVLVHDAPGADRAAVAAALARLGDGAPLTVTDAAGYAAASDRDQELNTWANTVMAGVLGGFAAVAAANTLVMTVLDRRREVGLLRLSGTTRRQVRGMFRWEALLVATTGLLLGGAIAWVTLVPVARGLTDSAPYVSPALVLPVAAGVVLLALAATALPGRALLREKPLTASAGRR; encoded by the coding sequence ATGATGAACGGCCTGGCCCGCGCGGCCGTGCGCTTTCGACCCGCCTCCTTCGTCGGCAGCTTCGTCGCCCTGCTGCTCGCCAGCACGGTGATCACCGCCTGCGGCCTGCTGCTGCAGACCGGGGTGACCGCCCACCTCGCCCCGGTCCGCTACGCGAACGCGCCGGTGGTGGTGGCCGCCGACCCGTCCGCGAAGATCTCCGTGCGGCACGGCGAGAGCCGTGAGACCGAGAGCACCCCGCTGCCCGAACGGGCCCGGGTGGAAGCGGCGTTGGCCGACAGGCTGGCTGCACTGCCCAGCGTCGCGGCGGCCCTGCCCGACCTGGCCTTCCCGGTCCAGGCCGCCGTGCCCGGCGCGCCGGTGCTCACCGCGCACGGCTTCGCGAGCATCGGGCTGACCGCCTCGGGCCCGCAGCCCGGGGCGGGCGGCGGCCTGCTCGCCGAGGGCCGGGCCCCCGGGGTCGGCGAGGTGGTGCTGGACACCGCGACGGCGCGCGCCGCGCACCTGGCCGTCGGTGACCGCGTCACCCTCACCGCGCCGACCGGCAGCGGCAGTTACCGCGTCGCCGGGCTGGCCGACCCCCGGGTGGGGACGGCCGGCGCCTGGTTCACCGACGCCGTCGCCGGGCAGCTCTCCGGCCACCCGGGGCGCATCGACGCGATCGCCGTCCAGGTGCGTCCCGGAGCCTCGGTCAAGGAGGTGGCCGCCCAGGTGCGGCAGGCGGTCGGCGGCCAGGCCCAGGTGTTCACCGGCGACGGCCGGGCGACCGTGGAGCAGCCGCTGCTGCTCCAGGCCAAGGTGATGCTGACCGCGCTCGGCGGCAGCTTCGGCGGCATCGCGACGATGACGGCGGTCTTCGTGGTGATGGGCACCATCGCGCTGGCCACCAACCAGCGGGCCCGCGAGTTCGCGCTGCTGCGGGCGATCGGCGCGACCCCGCGGCAGATCCGGCGCACCATCGCCACCGAGGCGATGCTGATCGCGCCGCTGGCCGGCCTGCTCGGCATCCTGCCCGGTCTGGGCCTGGCGCACTGGTGGTTCGGACAGATGGTCTCGCGCGGCGCCGTTCCGGCGGGCCTGTCGCTCTCGGTGGGCTCGATCCCGATGCTCGCGGCCACGGGCTCCGGTCTGCTGGCCGCCCTGCTGGCCGGCTACCTCGGCGCGCGCCGCCCGGCGAAGCTGCGGCCGAGCCAGGCGCTGGGCGAGAGCGCCGTCGAGCGCGCCCGGCCGGGCTGGATCCGCACCACGGTCGGCCTGCTGGCGCTGGTCGGCGGCTGCGTACTGGCCGGGGTGACGACCGGGCAGAGCGGGGCGGACGCCGCCAACACCGCGCTCGGCGTGGTGATGTGCTTCCTGCTGGCGATGGCGCTGCTCGGCCCGCTGGTCGCCTGGCTCGCCACCACCGTGCTCGGCCTGCCGCTGCGCACCCGCCCGGCGGGTGCCGCCGGTTCGCTGGCCGCCGACAACTCCCGGGCCAACGCCCGCCGCCTGGCCTCGGCGATCACCCCGATCGTGATGGTCACCGCGTTCTGCGGCACCCTGCTGGTGATGGGCAGCAGCATCGCGCACGTCTCGGCCGAGCAGGTGCGCGGCGGGATGGTGGCCGACCAGATCGTCGCTTCGGCCGGGCCCGGGCTGCCGGTCGACGCCGCCGCGCGGGCCGCGAAGGTGCCCGGGGTGGCGGACGCCGTCGGGGTGCTGCACACGGGGGCGGTGCTGCGCTCGGGCGACACGCTGAACACCGCGACGGTGCTGGGTGTTTCCGGCGATCCGTCCAAGGTGCTGGACCTCGGGGTCCGGGACGGCTCGCTGAGCGGGCTGGCCGGCGGCACCGACACGGTCGCCGTCGACGCCTCCGTGGCCGACACGATGAAGGTCAAGGTCGGCGACCGCCTGCCGCTGCAGCTCGGCGACGGCACGCCGGTCCGGCCGACGGTGGTGGCCGTCTACCAGCGCGGCCTGGGACTGGGCGCATTGGTGCTGCCGCGGGCCGCGCTGGCCGGCCACGTCGGCACCGGCTACGACAGCCAGGTGCTGGTGCACGACGCCCCCGGGGCCGACCGGGCGGCGGTGGCCGCCGCGCTGGCCCGGCTCGGCGACGGCGCGCCCCTCACCGTGACGGACGCGGCCGGGTACGCCGCCGCCTCCGACCGCGACCAGGAGCTCAACACCTGGGCGAACACCGTGATGGCCGGCGTGCTGGGCGGCTTCGCGGCGGTCGCGGCGGCGAACACCCTGGTGATGACGGTGCTGGACCGCCGCCGCGAGGTCGGCCTGCTCCGGCTCTCGGGCACCACCCGGCGCCAGGTGCGGGGCATGTTCCGCTGGGAGGCGCTGCTGGTGGCGACCACCGGCCTGCTGCTCGGCGGCGCGATCGCCTGGGTCACCCTGGTCCCGGTCGCCCGGGGCCTGACCGACTCCGCTCCGTACGTCTCGCCGGCGCTGGTGCTGCCGGTGGCGGCCGGTGTGGTGCTGCTGGCTCTGGCCGCGACCGCCCTGCCGGGGCGGGCCCTGCTGCGCGAAAAGCCGTTGACGGCGAGCGCGGGGCGGCGGTAG
- a CDS encoding class I SAM-dependent methyltransferase, with the protein MSTEEHVQDPRALVFGQAAEEYDAGRSGYAAELVDEVLGYAALDGLTALEAGAGTGKASVLFAERDVPLVCVEPDPQMAEVLRRNTAGHPRVSVEVSGFEQWQPGDRRFGLFLAATCWHWFDPARRWDLVHAALAPGGAVALLWNPHGVLDPDLHAELGEIDRRYEVASSPHAALAADYGDQAGYWADGDEDPSGWPEAECRQDGRFTDLRSLRHGVQVQYDTERYLSMLASISSYRVLPAEQRERALAETGRLLDARGGGIGMLHLTDLFLARRR; encoded by the coding sequence ATGAGCACCGAGGAACACGTCCAGGACCCGCGGGCGCTGGTGTTCGGTCAGGCGGCCGAGGAGTACGACGCCGGGCGGTCCGGGTACGCGGCCGAGCTGGTCGACGAGGTGCTCGGCTATGCCGCGCTGGACGGTCTGACGGCGCTCGAAGCCGGCGCGGGGACGGGAAAGGCCTCGGTGCTGTTCGCCGAGCGGGACGTCCCGCTGGTCTGCGTCGAGCCCGACCCGCAGATGGCCGAGGTGCTGCGCCGCAACACCGCGGGCCACCCCCGGGTGTCGGTGGAGGTGAGCGGCTTCGAGCAGTGGCAGCCCGGCGACCGGCGCTTCGGGCTCTTCCTCGCCGCCACCTGCTGGCACTGGTTCGACCCCGCCCGCCGCTGGGACCTCGTGCACGCGGCCCTCGCCCCCGGCGGCGCGGTGGCCCTGCTCTGGAACCCGCACGGTGTGCTCGACCCCGACCTGCACGCCGAGCTCGGCGAGATCGACCGCCGGTACGAGGTGGCCAGCTCGCCGCACGCCGCCCTCGCGGCCGACTACGGTGACCAGGCCGGCTACTGGGCCGACGGGGACGAGGACCCGAGCGGCTGGCCGGAGGCGGAGTGCCGGCAGGACGGGCGCTTCACCGACCTGCGCTCGCTGCGCCACGGGGTCCAGGTGCAGTACGACACCGAGCGCTACCTGAGCATGCTCGCCTCCATCTCCTCCTACCGCGTCCTGCCCGCCGAGCAGCGCGAGCGGGCGCTGGCCGAGACCGGCCGCCTGCTCGACGCGCGCGGCGGCGGGATCGGCATGCTCCACCTCACCGACCTCTTCCTCGCCCGCAGGCGCTGA
- a CDS encoding DUF6204 family protein, translating into MTERTFRVTVRGSFATLSAEQRAELAAQADRHSMLFATFTTEGNLSYELAPRDVFSFRYLETGEADEDIVAAGARAEAAAATWLEERGYGYKNLRSQAEDMSKAALSKRQRKAQARG; encoded by the coding sequence ATGACCGAGCGCACCTTCCGAGTGACCGTCCGCGGCAGCTTCGCCACCCTCAGCGCCGAGCAGCGCGCCGAGCTGGCGGCGCAGGCGGACCGGCACAGCATGCTCTTCGCCACCTTCACCACCGAGGGCAACCTCAGCTACGAGCTCGCGCCCCGGGACGTGTTCTCCTTCCGCTACCTGGAGACCGGCGAGGCGGACGAGGACATCGTCGCGGCCGGCGCGCGGGCCGAGGCCGCGGCGGCGACCTGGCTGGAGGAGCGCGGCTACGGCTACAAGAACCTGCGCTCGCAGGCCGAGGACATGTCGAAGGCGGCGCTGAGCAAGCGCCAGCGCAAGGCCCAGGCCCGGGGGTAG